A segment of the Pirellulales bacterium genome:
CGAGAGCTTCCGCTTCTACGACGAAACGCTTCGCGGCGTGAAGCAGATGCAGCCGCGCTGGAAGCGGGCCATCGGCGCTATCGACTCGCGAATCGGCGAAGCGCTCGGGCAGCTTTACGTCGAGAAGTATTTCCCGCCTGACGCCAAGCGCCGGATGGATGAGTTGGTGAAGAACATCATGGCCGCCTATCGCGAGCGGATCGAGCGGCTCGACTGGATGGGCCCCGAAACTAAGAAACAAGCCCTCGCCAAGCTATCCACCGTCATGCCGAAAATCGGCTATCCCGATAAATGGCGCGACTACTCGACGCTCCAAATCGGCACGGACTCCTACGCCGCGAACGTGCTGCGGGCCGAAGCGTTCGATTGGCAGTATCGCGTCGCCAAGCTCGGCAAGCCGGTCGATCGGCTCGAGTGGGGCATGACGCCGCCGACGGTCAACGCCTATTACAACCCGTCGCTCAACGAGATCGTCTTTCCGGCCGGCATCCTTCAGCCGCCGTTCTTCGATCCGACGGCCGACGACGCGGTGA
Coding sequences within it:
- a CDS encoding M13 family metallopeptidase, giving the protein ESFRFYDETLRGVKQMQPRWKRAIGAIDSRIGEALGQLYVEKYFPPDAKRRMDELVKNIMAAYRERIERLDWMGPETKKQALAKLSTVMPKIGYPDKWRDYSTLQIGTDSYAANVLRAEAFDWQYRVAKLGKPVDRLEWGMTPPTVNAYYNPSLNEIVFPAGILQPPFFDPTADDAVNYGAIGAVIGHEITHGFDDQGSRSDAEGNLRNWWTTDDRARFTAKTDKLVEQYEACTLLGDLHVNGRLTLGENLADLGGVTIAYAAYQRSLGGKEAPVIDGLTGPQRFFIGFAQVWRGATRDAQQRVMLRTDPHSPVQFRALVPLSNVQAFYDAFAIKPGEAMYRTPEKRVQVW